One Candidatus Tanganyikabacteria bacterium DNA segment encodes these proteins:
- a CDS encoding nucleotidyltransferase domain-containing protein codes for MNFQYPRVTSALLDDIVRRLIEAGAPSRIILFGSRARGDFRDDSDLDLLIVEESDLPRYRRSPRYYLATAGLFPARDIVVWTPQEIAEWDAVPNAFVTTAVREGKVLYEK; via the coding sequence ATGAACTTCCAGTACCCACGAGTGACGTCGGCTCTGCTCGACGACATCGTGCGCCGCCTGATCGAGGCCGGCGCGCCCTCGCGGATCATCCTCTTCGGATCCCGAGCCCGCGGAGATTTCCGCGACGACAGCGACCTGGATCTCCTGATCGTCGAGGAGTCGGACCTCCCACGGTACCGCCGCTCGCCCAGGTACTACCTGGCCACCGCCGGGCTCTTCCCGGCCCGGGACATCGTCGTATGGACCCCGCAGGAAATAGCCGAATGGGATGCCGTCCCCAACGCTTTCGTGACGACGGCGGTGAGGGAAGGCAAGGTCCTGTATGAAAAATAG
- a CDS encoding HEPN domain-containing protein, producing the protein MKNSEDLARGWLRKAQSDLQTAVLLGNSEGPYDTACFHAQQAAEKALKALLSLAGSPIPRTHSLADLALMCRDPFPGLTVAGEDLACLTPYAVELRYDFEFWPEADVAAEAVLAARRIVDAVSALVAEYQGDAGQNR; encoded by the coding sequence ATGAAAAATAGCGAGGACCTGGCGAGGGGCTGGCTTCGCAAAGCGCAAAGCGATCTGCAGACGGCCGTGTTGCTCGGCAACTCCGAAGGCCCGTACGATACCGCGTGCTTTCATGCCCAGCAGGCGGCCGAAAAAGCCCTCAAGGCGCTCCTTTCCCTGGCCGGGAGCCCGATTCCCAGGACTCACAGCCTGGCCGACCTCGCCTTGATGTGCCGCGATCCTTTCCCGGGCCTGACCGTCGCCGGCGAGGATCTCGCCTGCCTGACGCCCTATGCCGTCGAACTGCGGTACGACTTCGAGTTCTGGCCGGAAGCCGACGTCGCCGCAGAGGCCGTGCTGGCCGCCCGGCGCATCGTAGACGCGGTCTCGGCGCTCGTGGCCGAGTACCAAGGGGACGCTGGCCAGAACCGGTAG